One region of Jonesiaceae bacterium BS-20 genomic DNA includes:
- a CDS encoding DUF3097 domain-containing protein: MNNDRYGRDVLAGSTPHHPKKVVSVPVPAARGLVVEEVMTGWVGAVVRTEKSGGMHVVVIEDRRGKTRTFPLGPGFWIDGKPVILTPVVRQAAPSNPGRTASGSTALPDAKARVARASRIWVEGRHDAELVEKVWGDDLRIEGVVVEYLEGVDNLEAALEEFRPSTQRRVGVLVDHLVPNSKEQRITDAIMAKYGRSGVLIVGHPYVDVWQSVRPERIGLKQWPSVDRSIEWKLGILRHLGWPNGTQTDIALGWKKILSTVRNYADLEPSLLGRVEELIDFVTVD, from the coding sequence GTGAACAATGATCGATATGGCCGCGACGTGTTGGCCGGCAGCACACCCCACCACCCCAAAAAGGTGGTTTCAGTTCCCGTTCCGGCTGCGAGGGGCTTGGTGGTCGAGGAAGTGATGACCGGTTGGGTAGGTGCCGTGGTGCGCACCGAGAAATCCGGTGGCATGCACGTCGTGGTGATCGAGGATCGCCGCGGCAAAACGCGCACTTTTCCCCTTGGTCCCGGTTTTTGGATTGACGGCAAGCCGGTCATTCTCACCCCTGTGGTGCGCCAGGCTGCGCCCAGCAACCCGGGTCGGACCGCGTCCGGGTCGACAGCGCTTCCCGATGCCAAAGCGCGGGTTGCGCGGGCATCGAGAATTTGGGTTGAGGGTCGCCACGACGCCGAGTTGGTTGAAAAGGTCTGGGGAGACGACCTACGCATTGAGGGCGTAGTGGTGGAATATCTTGAGGGCGTGGACAACCTCGAGGCTGCCCTGGAGGAGTTCCGTCCATCGACCCAACGCCGCGTTGGCGTGCTCGTGGATCACCTTGTTCCAAATTCCAAGGAGCAACGCATCACCGATGCCATCATGGCTAAGTACGGTCGGTCGGGTGTACTTATTGTGGGACACCCCTACGTGGATGTCTGGCAGTCGGTGCGTCCCGAGCGCATAGGACTCAAACAGTGGCCAAGTGTGGACCGCTCAATCGAGTGGAAACTAGGCATTCTGCGGCATCTCGGGTGGCCTAACGGCACCCAAACAGACATTGCATTGGGTTGGAAGAAAATCCTGTCAACCGTTCGCAACTACGCTGACCTAGAGCCTTCGCTGTTAGGCAGGGTCGAAGAGCTCATCGACTTTGTCACCGTCGACTGA